One bacterium genomic window, ATACCAACAGCCGCGGGATACTTCCTCTACGTAAGGCGATTGCCGAAAAACTTCAACGAGATTACTCACTTTCATATGATGCGAATACTGAAATTATCGTAACTCCCGGCGGGAAACAAGCTGTGGTGTATGTGATCCAGGCAATAATCAATCCGGGCGATGAAGTGATATGTATCGAACCGTGTTGGGTCGGTTACGAGGGTTCTATAGCAATGGCCGGAGGCCAATATATCGGCGTACCTATGTATGAATCGGATAATTTTTGTATAGATATTGATCGCCTTCGAGCGGCGGTGACGCCTAAAACTAAATTAATCATCATCAATAGTCCGTCTAATCCTACCGGTAAGGTCCTTTCAAAACGGGAAATCGAAAGTATTTGTTCTGTATGTAATGAACGCAATCTGATGCTTCTGACGGATGATATTTATGAAAAAATACTATACGATAATCACATGTTTGTCCCTGCAGCCGGTTTACCGGGCATGCGCGATCGTACGATCATACTCAATGGTTTTTCCAAGGCATACTCGATGACGGGTTGGCGACTGGCGTATTTGGCCGCCCATAAACAAATCATATCGGAGATCAATAAACTGCAACAGCTTTCAGCAACATGTCCTTCGTCGGTGAGTCAATGGGCGGGTGTGGAAGCCTTGAACGGTGATCAATCCGCTATTCAAGTCATGGCGTCAGCTTATGCTGTACGCCGCGAAATCGTCGTGCAGGGATTTACTAAACATGGTTTGCCATGTTTCAGACCCGAAGGCGCTTTTTACGCATGGATCAATGTGAAAAAGTTAGGTATGAATTCTGTCGCGGCATGCGAATATATACTTGATAAATGCAATATCGCCGCTGTACCCGGAAGTGCTTTTGGAATCTCGGGCGAAGGTTATATCCGCGCCTCATTTGCTACGTCAGAAGAAAATTTACAAAAAGCTATTAAAAACCTTGAGAATTTGTAATCGGTAGTATATATTGCCGCCGTTGTTTGAATAATATGGATCGGAATGTGGCGCAGCCCGGATAGCGCACTCCCTTGGGGTGGGAGGGGTCGGAGGTTCAAATCCTCTCATTCCGACAAAAAAGAAAAGCCCTCATCAACGAGGGCTTTTCTTTTTATGATATTTTTATAGCCTCTATTCTTCTTCCGGTTTTCCGCGCATCGAGTCCCAATACATATAGATCAGAATTCCAACAAACATCAAACCGGCTAATAATTCACCCCCGTGCGATTCAGCCCATTCGGCATTAAACCAGTTATATCCCGCATAGCGTAAGATCGCGCTGATTACGCCCATGAGGGCGCCGCCGGCAATGAAGCCCGAAGCGATGAGCGTGCCGCGTTCGCGACGCGCATTGTTAAGTTTTTCGTCGGTGGAACGGGTTGAAACCCAGTGAGCTATCAGACCACCGAAAAGCAAGGGTGTATTGAGTTCTAAGGGAATATACATCCCTAGGGCAAAAGCGAGTGCCGGTACGCCTAACCATGCCAGTACTATCGCCATAAATGCACCTCCGACATACAGCATCCACGGTGCCGGTTGACCGGTCATCAGCGGCTGTATGACGGCGGCCATGGCATTGGCTTGTGGTGCAACTAATGCATCAGGCCCGGTAAACCCGTAGGTTTCATTGAGAAGCATGATCACCCATCCTACAGTAAGTGATGCTACTAATGCACCCGCAAATTTCCATGTTTCTTGTTTGTACGGAGAGGAACCGAGCCAATATCCGATTTTGAGGTCCGTAATAAAAGAACCAGCACATGATAAAGCTGTACAGACTACGCCACCGATGATCAGTGCCGAGAGCATACCGACTTCACCTGTAAGACCGGATGAAACTAATACTACAGACGCGATGATAAGCGTCATTAAGGTCATACCGGAAACGGGATTTGTTCCGACAATAGCGATCGCATTAGCCGCAACGGTCGTAAACAAAAATGATATAATGAGCACCACTGCGAGTCCGATCAGTGCGTGGGTCAGATTTTGTACAACGCCCATTTGAAAAAATATGAAAATCATAACGGCTACAACCAAAACACCGATGCCGACGATTTTCATACTCAGATCACGTTGGGTGCGCAAGGCATTAGCGTTGTCGCCTTTGTTACCGCCGATTTCTTTGAATCCTAAGATGAAAGCTGACTTGATGATACCGGATGAACGAATAATGCCAATGATGCCGGCCATTGCGATACCACCGATGCCGATATGACGAACGTAATTTCTAAAAATTTCCTCCGCCGTCATAGCGCCGATCAGTTTGGTTACATTGACGCCGAGCGGTGTCGTAAGGCCTGTGCCTATGTAATATACGGTCGGAATCAGAAGATACCACGAGACGAATGAACCGCAAGCAATGATCAATGAATAACGCAGACCGATAATAAAACCGAGGCCGGTTACGGCGGCGCCGATATTCACTTTAAAAACAAGCTTGGCTTTATCGGCTAATTCCATGCCCCATGGCAATGCGCGGGTTGAAAAAACTTCGCTCCACCAACCAAAAGTAGCCACGATAAAATCGTAAATTCCGCCTATGATGCCTGATAATACCAATACTTTCGCTTGATTGCCGCCTTTTTCGCCGGCCACAAGAACTTCGGTTGTGGCCGTTGCTTCCGGAAAGGGAAACTTACCGTGCATGTCGGCTACGAAATATTTACGGAATGGAATCAGGAATAGGGTTCCTAGAAAAGCACCGAAAAGCGATGCTAGGAATACTTTGAAAAAGTCAGCTTGGAGGTTGAGAATGTAAAGCGCTGGTATTGTAAATATGGCGCCTGCTACCACCGCGCCGCTATTGGCTCCGATGGATTGAATGATCACATTTTCGCCCAGCGCATTTTTGCGTTTCGAAGCGGCGGAAAGTCCTACGGCGATGATCGCGATAGGGATGGCGGCTTCAAAAACCTGACCGATTTTGAGTCCTAAATATGCGGCGGCCGCAGAAAACAACATCGCCATGATCAGTCCCCAAAAAACAGACCTGAAATTTACTTCGGGATACACCTGCTGCGGTGACATAATGGGGGTGTAGGTTTCGCCGGGCTTTAATTCCGTGTAGGCATTGGAGGGTAAACCTTTGACGCCTTGAGAAGAATGTTCGCTCATACGTGTCTCGCTTGAAGTTCGGTGAGAGAATTTAATTATTTAGAAATGATTGATTGAATATAGATAGGCGCTCAAAACAAGCAAACACGAGCCTATCTGAAGTAATCAGGTCAAACGTAAATCAAAGAAAGGTTACAGTCGTCAAGCGCAGAATACCATGAGAAAAATCATAAAGGCCAACTGCGAATATATAAGGCTTGCGGTTAATCACATTGGGTGATTTGTGTATCGGGTTCGATGGGTACGGGATATTTCCCGCTAAAGCAAGCTGTGCAGTAGTTGTGTGGGCCGTTGGGCACACACTCCAACATACCGTCAAGAGAAAGATACTCCAACGAATCGGCGCCGATACTTTTGCAGAGTGCATCTTTATTCATGGTATTGGCGATTAATTCTTCTTTGGTCGGGAAATCCATGCCATAATAACATGGTGAAGTGACGGGCGGGGAACTGATACGAATGTGCACTTCTTTGGCCCCGGCTTTACGTATCATCGTAACCAAAGCTTTGAGCGTAGTGCCGCGCACGATCGAATCGTCAATGACGACAACACGGCGATCACGCAGAACGCCTTCTACCGCATTAAACTTTAATCGCACTTTCAGATCGCGCATAGACTGTACGGGATGAATGAAGGTACGGCCTACATAATGGTTGCGGATAAGACCGAGTTCAAATTTCAAACCCGTTCGGCGCGAATAGCCTACGGCTGCGGTATTGCTGGAGTCGGGTACACTGATCACGATATCCGCGTCCACACTGTGTTCCAGAGCGAGGCGTTTCCCGAGTTTGCGACGTGCTTTGTCCACATTATCGCCAAAAATTTTACTGTCTGGGCGAGAAAAATATACAAATTCAAAAATACAATGCGCGGGTGTGGGTAGCGGGTCAAAAATCATTCGAGTTTGCATACGGTCACGGTCCACGACGATAAATTCGCCCGGCTTTACGTCACGCACATATTCGGCGCCGATGATATCCAGCGCGCAGGACTCACTTGCTATTACGGTAGCTTGGTCCAATTTACCGATACATAGCGGACGAATACCCCACGGATCACGTGCAGCAATAAGTTTGTCTTTAGTTATCAGAAGTAGCGAATATGCACCGCGAATCTGATGCAATGCGGCGATAATTTGTTCTTCAACAGTGGCTTTACCGGAACGGGCAGCAAGATGAAGAATGACTTCGGTGTCGTTGTTTCCTTGAAGGATGGCCCCGTTATTTTGGAGTTCGCGACGAAGGCTTTGATAGTTGGTCAGGTTTCCGTTATGGGCGGCCGATATCGGCCCGGTGCTGATAATAGCTGTCAAAGGCTGTACGTTTTGCATAAAACTTCCACCGGTCGTTGAATACCGATTATGACCGATGGCCGAATGACCGGGTAAACGATCAAAAATTTTATCATCAGCGAATACGTCGCTGACTAATCCCATACCGACATGGCGATAGGTTCGTTCACCATCGGCCGATACGATGCCGGTGGACTCTTGTCCGCGATGTTGGAGGGAATACAAGCCAAAATAAGTCAGTCGTGATGCTTCAGGATGACCATAAATGCCAAACACACCGCATTCTTCTTTGATATCTTCTGACATAGTGTTACTTAATAGATTTTTGAGAACATACTTAACACAATTCGTGCGGCGCAAGATAGAAAAAAAAAGGCATTCATCCAATGTTTTTTGACGAATGTAACAATCATTATTCATGTAGAGATTTTTATGTAAAGTTTGTATTTTATGTAAAATGGAACATGAATATGTTGATATTTCGGAGAATCGGCATGCGTTCACCTAAACGGCTATTTCAGATACTTTCATTGTTATTGATTGCGGCGCTTACGGCGGTAATTTTTTTTATTCACCGTATTCATGACAAATCTAAACAGATTAGCGAAAATTGGTTGCCCAGCGTAATGCATGTCGGTAACTTAAACACGCTCACTTCCGATTTTCGGATTATGGAGCTACAGCATATTTTGTCTACTTCGGACGAACAGATGCGTACGTATGAATCGGCTATGCAACGCATAGCCGATTTGATTAACTCGGAGATGAAACTGTATGAGCCTCTGATTACGACGCCCGTAGAAAAAACACTGTATGAGGATTTCTTGAGTAAGTGGTCTGAGTATATGAAGCATCATCTTGACATGCTTCAACTTTCCAAACTCAACAAAAACGAAGATGCGAAACTATTAATTCGTGCACGTTCGGAAGTTTTATTCAATGAGTATTCCTCTGCGCTTTCGGCGCTTGTGCGAGAAAATCGCAGAGCCGCCGACGATGAAGTCAAACGTGCTAACGCGTTATATATTGGGTCGGTTATTAATTTAATTTTGATTTTAGGGTGTGTTGCGGTTTTTGTTATCATATCATTACGCCAGATGCGAAAAATCTTTGATCGCGTTTTATCTACGGCAATGGATGTGGTAGCCAACGAGCGCGACGGGAAAAGCATATGATAAAAATATTAGCCATTTCAGGGAGCCTTAGAAAAAATTCGTATAACAGCGCTTTACTACGGGCTATGATAAAACTCGCACCTGAAAATGTGTCGGTAGAGTTTTTTGAAGGACTCGGCGAATTGCCGCTATTTAATCCGGATAGTGAAGAACTGGAAATTCCTTCAGTTATTCATTTTCGAAATCAATTGGCATCCCATGACGGGATAGTTATTGCCAGTCCAGAATATGCACACGGTGTAACCGGAGCGATGAAAAACGCATTGGATTGGGTCGTTGGAAGTGGCGAATTGGTGTACAAACCGGTCGCTGTAATAAATGCCGCACCGCATGCCACGTACGCTTATGCTTCAATCATAGAAACACTACGGGTGATGACGGCAGATATT contains:
- a CDS encoding pyridoxal phosphate-dependent aminotransferase, which encodes MQYPFSSLSQTLKGSPTVRLAEKAQTLKDAGVDIVDLTIGEPDFPTPAHISEAAYRAAQAGNTKYTNSRGILPLRKAIAEKLQRDYSLSYDANTEIIVTPGGKQAVVYVIQAIINPGDEVICIEPCWVGYEGSIAMAGGQYIGVPMYESDNFCIDIDRLRAAVTPKTKLIIINSPSNPTGKVLSKREIESICSVCNERNLMLLTDDIYEKILYDNHMFVPAAGLPGMRDRTIILNGFSKAYSMTGWRLAYLAAHKQIISEINKLQQLSATCPSSVSQWAGVEALNGDQSAIQVMASAYAVRREIVVQGFTKHGLPCFRPEGAFYAWINVKKLGMNSVAACEYILDKCNIAAVPGSAFGISGEGYIRASFATSEENLQKAIKNLENL
- a CDS encoding oligopeptide transporter, OPT family yields the protein MSEHSSQGVKGLPSNAYTELKPGETYTPIMSPQQVYPEVNFRSVFWGLIMAMLFSAAAAYLGLKIGQVFEAAIPIAIIAVGLSAASKRKNALGENVIIQSIGANSGAVVAGAIFTIPALYILNLQADFFKVFLASLFGAFLGTLFLIPFRKYFVADMHGKFPFPEATATTEVLVAGEKGGNQAKVLVLSGIIGGIYDFIVATFGWWSEVFSTRALPWGMELADKAKLVFKVNIGAAVTGLGFIIGLRYSLIIACGSFVSWYLLIPTVYYIGTGLTTPLGVNVTKLIGAMTAEEIFRNYVRHIGIGGIAMAGIIGIIRSSGIIKSAFILGFKEIGGNKGDNANALRTQRDLSMKIVGIGVLVVAVMIFIFFQMGVVQNLTHALIGLAVVLIISFLFTTVAANAIAIVGTNPVSGMTLMTLIIASVVLVSSGLTGEVGMLSALIIGGVVCTALSCAGSFITDLKIGYWLGSSPYKQETWKFAGALVASLTVGWVIMLLNETYGFTGPDALVAPQANAMAAVIQPLMTGQPAPWMLYVGGAFMAIVLAWLGVPALAFALGMYIPLELNTPLLFGGLIAHWVSTRSTDEKLNNARRERGTLIASGFIAGGALMGVISAILRYAGYNWFNAEWAESHGGELLAGLMFVGILIYMYWDSMRGKPEEE
- a CDS encoding amidophosphoribosyltransferase encodes the protein MSEDIKEECGVFGIYGHPEASRLTYFGLYSLQHRGQESTGIVSADGERTYRHVGMGLVSDVFADDKIFDRLPGHSAIGHNRYSTTGGSFMQNVQPLTAIISTGPISAAHNGNLTNYQSLRRELQNNGAILQGNNDTEVILHLAARSGKATVEEQIIAALHQIRGAYSLLLITKDKLIAARDPWGIRPLCIGKLDQATVIASESCALDIIGAEYVRDVKPGEFIVVDRDRMQTRMIFDPLPTPAHCIFEFVYFSRPDSKIFGDNVDKARRKLGKRLALEHSVDADIVISVPDSSNTAAVGYSRRTGLKFELGLIRNHYVGRTFIHPVQSMRDLKVRLKFNAVEGVLRDRRVVVIDDSIVRGTTLKALVTMIRKAGAKEVHIRISSPPVTSPCYYGMDFPTKEELIANTMNKDALCKSIGADSLEYLSLDGMLECVPNGPHNYCTACFSGKYPVPIEPDTQITQCD
- a CDS encoding MCP four helix bundle domain-containing protein produces the protein MRSPKRLFQILSLLLIAALTAVIFFIHRIHDKSKQISENWLPSVMHVGNLNTLTSDFRIMELQHILSTSDEQMRTYESAMQRIADLINSEMKLYEPLITTPVEKTLYEDFLSKWSEYMKHHLDMLQLSKLNKNEDAKLLIRARSEVLFNEYSSALSALVRENRRAADDEVKRANALYIGSVINLILILGCVAVFVIISLRQMRKIFDRVLSTAMDVVANERDGKSI
- a CDS encoding NAD(P)H-dependent oxidoreductase, yielding MIKILAISGSLRKNSYNSALLRAMIKLAPENVSVEFFEGLGELPLFNPDSEELEIPSVIHFRNQLASHDGIVIASPEYAHGVTGAMKNALDWVVGSGELVYKPVAVINAAPHATYAYASIIETLRVMTADIDPVASKVLPSAGQKLSTDEIYTHKEISNALRSTLVSLAQTIRSRDAATSSEKNASWNLF